The following proteins come from a genomic window of Pseudomonas sp. MAG733B:
- a CDS encoding exodeoxyribonuclease VII small subunit: MARKKAALDFEQSLADLQTLVERLENGELSLEDSLTAFEQGIGLTRDCQAALAQAEQKVQVLLERDGELAEEPFDADQPE, encoded by the coding sequence ATGGCCCGCAAAAAAGCTGCACTGGATTTCGAACAGTCCCTCGCCGACCTGCAAACACTGGTCGAGCGTCTGGAGAACGGTGAATTGTCGCTGGAAGACTCGCTGACCGCTTTCGAGCAGGGCATCGGCCTGACCCGCGATTGCCAGGCGGCGCTGGCCCAGGCCGAGCAAAAGGTTCAGGTGCTGCTCGAGCGTGATGGCGAGTTGGCCGAGGAACCCTTCGACGCGGACCAGCCAGAATGA
- a CDS encoding Fic family protein: protein MAPHWIWQQPDWPNFHWQAERLTPLLRECVQAQGRLMGMASSVGSSLSAQSELDALLQNIVTSSAIEGEQLNVGSVRSSLARRLGLELNEGDKVSKRSEGRAQLMLDATQRFAEPLTLDRLLDWHEWLFPEQDSDLAARSIRVSALRGEESMQVVSGRLDRPTVHFEAPTRQGLERQLDTFLTWFESSRNQAGLDPLLRAGVAHFWFVTLHPFDDGNGRLTRTITDLAFAQGEAQAIRFYAMSASILDDRSGYYRVLESSQKATLDITQWLDWFLQTLLRSLQQAMARIEFVLAKARLWQAHRETGLSTEQTKVLNRLLDGGERGFELGISAAQYQAVAKVSKATATRHLAELLEKGCVKRLPGGGRSTRYQINYPDNSPL, encoded by the coding sequence ATGGCACCTCACTGGATCTGGCAACAGCCAGATTGGCCCAACTTCCACTGGCAGGCAGAGCGCCTGACGCCGCTTCTGCGCGAGTGCGTTCAGGCGCAAGGTCGATTGATGGGAATGGCCAGCTCTGTAGGCAGTTCACTCAGTGCCCAGAGCGAGCTGGATGCATTGCTGCAAAACATCGTCACCTCGTCCGCGATAGAAGGCGAACAGCTGAATGTCGGTTCGGTTCGCTCTTCCTTGGCGCGACGATTGGGGTTGGAGCTCAATGAAGGTGACAAGGTCAGCAAACGCAGTGAGGGGCGGGCGCAACTCATGCTCGACGCCACTCAGCGTTTCGCCGAACCTCTGACCCTTGATCGATTGCTGGACTGGCATGAATGGCTATTCCCTGAGCAGGATTCCGATCTCGCTGCCCGCAGTATCCGTGTCAGCGCATTGCGCGGGGAAGAGTCGATGCAAGTGGTCTCGGGCCGTCTCGACAGACCGACCGTGCACTTCGAAGCGCCAACTCGTCAGGGCCTTGAGCGACAACTCGATACCTTTCTCACATGGTTCGAGAGCAGCCGGAATCAGGCAGGACTTGATCCCCTGCTACGCGCGGGTGTCGCGCATTTCTGGTTCGTTACGCTGCACCCCTTCGATGATGGCAACGGACGCCTGACGCGCACCATCACCGATCTTGCATTTGCTCAGGGCGAGGCTCAGGCGATTCGCTTTTACGCCATGTCCGCGAGCATCCTCGACGATCGGTCGGGCTATTACCGCGTGCTCGAAAGCAGCCAGAAAGCCACTCTGGACATCACGCAATGGCTGGATTGGTTTCTGCAAACCTTGCTGCGCAGCCTGCAGCAGGCGATGGCACGGATCGAATTCGTACTGGCTAAAGCAAGACTCTGGCAAGCGCACCGGGAAACCGGACTATCGACAGAGCAGACCAAGGTACTGAATCGTTTGCTGGATGGCGGGGAGCGTGGATTTGAGCTCGGTATCAGCGCGGCGCAGTATCAGGCTGTGGCGAAGGTGTCCAAAGCCACAGCGACTCGTCATCTCGCTGAACTGCTGGAAAAAGGCTGCGTGAAACGACTGCCAGGTGGTGGGCGCAGTACCCGGTATCAGATTAATTATCCCGATAACTCGCCACTGTAG
- a CDS encoding DUF1175 family protein has product MESPVNALIRSLGLFALLLSAGARAIETPALDVQQSQVFRAWFVRIAQEQLSQGPSPRWYQQDCAGLVRFAANEALKVHDDKWLRSNGLSNRYLPPELQLSDAQRGLAQQWQQGGGKVGPYVNAIKLIQFNSHLVGRDVVQARPGDLMFFDQGDDQHLMIWMGRNIAYHTGTTTPTDNGMRSASLQQLMTWKDTRWIPDAANPNFIGVYRLNFLSQ; this is encoded by the coding sequence ATGGAAAGCCCTGTGAACGCACTGATCCGCAGCCTCGGCTTGTTCGCTTTGCTGTTGAGCGCAGGTGCCCGAGCCATCGAAACACCGGCGCTGGATGTGCAGCAATCCCAGGTGTTCCGCGCCTGGTTCGTGCGCATCGCCCAAGAGCAACTGAGCCAAGGCCCGAGCCCGCGTTGGTATCAGCAGGATTGCGCCGGGCTGGTGCGTTTTGCCGCCAACGAAGCGCTCAAAGTCCACGACGACAAATGGCTGCGCAGCAATGGCCTGTCCAACCGTTACTTGCCGCCGGAGCTGCAACTGAGTGACGCCCAGCGCGGTCTTGCCCAGCAATGGCAGCAGGGCGGCGGCAAGGTCGGGCCGTACGTCAACGCGATCAAGTTGATTCAGTTCAACAGTCATCTGGTCGGCCGCGATGTCGTGCAAGCGCGGCCCGGCGACCTGATGTTTTTCGATCAGGGCGACGACCAGCACCTGATGATCTGGATGGGCCGCAACATTGCCTATCACACCGGCACCACTACACCCACCGACAACGGCATGCGTTCGGCAAGCCTGCAGCAACTCATGACATGGAAGGACACCCGATGGATACCCGATGCAGCCAACCCCAACTTCATCGGCGTTTATCGACTGAATTTTCTCTCCCAATGA
- a CDS encoding alpha-2-macroglobulin — MIGARMLRFLSLLLVLLLPLPTVNAEDTVEPSGYTPVPGESFFLLADSSFASDEQAMVRLEAPGRDYRRFRMEPYGGADIRVYRIDKPLDFLKRQKNLHRVVSDGQFKGEGLSNTLAYLWDNWYRKSRRVMQRAFSYESRKQVTEEVPELKMGAAMAAPTPYDAQPQFALIPGLPVVSQFRYPLWQAKPIQPPEGVNLAGSSSEFVSVAPGNVYIPLGNLKPGLYLVEALIGKYRATTMVFVSNTVAVSKIAGDELLVWAARKHEGSSVPKVNVLWTDGLGVMSSGATDADGLLRLKHVSPERSFVIGEDEEGGVFVSENFYYDSEIYDTKLYAFTDRPLYRPGDWVSLKIVGREFKNARDSVQPTAADVNVTVLDATGTALQSLDLKLDSKAGTQGRFQLPDNAVAGGYELRFSYKDQAYSSAFRVAEYIKPHFEISLNLAKQDYRTGEPVKGNLVLLYPDGKPVANAKLSLSLRAQQLSMVDNELQYLGQFPVELTSTELTTDAKGNATLDLPAAEKPSRYMLTVFASDGAAYRVKTTKEILIDRGAANFRLSAPQRFSAVGDKVAFSYVNESEQSAAVTPSSYGWVRLEDQSTGEGKLTGADKGFTLAFDRPGTYNLTLRDDHGRTLGATGHSVTGEGVKAVPGTVEIVLDKPEYKAGDEALALITFPEPINDALLSLERDKVEATALLSKGGDWLKMEKLSDTQYRARIPVKDGFAPNLTFSVLYTKGGQYSFQNAGIKVITPQIDVVIATDKETYQPGDTVSVNLTTQFAGKPIPAHLTVSVVDEMVYALQPEVAPTIDQFFYHPRRNNVRTSASLSFISYDVALPGSPGAPGKANRSERGVKVLERPRREDVDTAAWQPELVTDAAGKIRFTFKMPDSLTRWRITARAIADDGQVGQKKQFVRSEKPLYLKWSGPSKFRTGDKPDLGVFAFSQAENPVKAELVTHYAGSEQRIPITLNSGINYIPLPAFSLANGEWTAELVQDGKTADALAVRLMATGEGWQVTQSQSLDVASGDTPLTLPADATDIRLRLDDSPQALFRSALDDLLSYPYGGVEQTASRLLPLSIAYPTLSSNPQVRDRLRLIMQNSRLRLVQMAGPSASFTWWGMDGEPDAFLTAYAYYADWHASQVLELSLPPEHWQRVLEVYAKQAKNTPLLQRALVLSFAKQMQLPVNTLLSGLMEDLAQAGEGNAANLMDDGEDSIVMSDPDSALGLAAARVLTASLARQSKVALPEAFNRQLADAQQRLAVSSQPFAEALNLSLQPFDQARAQALLQRLLPQQSTLERALALTWLQRSIEQASPTIALNPGEGWKKKYGATGEMYWTWQGTAPVPNVLSLSGVQERPLRAALSFQTRQPAVYPMAVTITRRLSRLVPGDEAFTFKLEAVGNSPLSSDSLYLDEVILTSKAAKPLRYGLLEVPLPPGADVERTTWGIKLQGKAGTEPTALEKARFEPGQLAYAVPVDALSGELRLRHLVRFSQKGQFNLPPVRFTQVYAPQHQAQEQKPALGQVTVH; from the coding sequence ATGATCGGTGCGCGCATGCTGCGTTTTCTGTCTCTGCTGTTGGTATTGCTGCTGCCTTTGCCGACGGTCAATGCCGAAGACACCGTCGAACCGAGCGGCTATACGCCGGTGCCCGGTGAAAGTTTTTTCCTGTTGGCCGACAGCAGTTTTGCCAGCGATGAACAGGCGATGGTGCGTCTCGAAGCGCCGGGCCGCGACTACCGTCGCTTCCGCATGGAGCCTTACGGTGGCGCTGACATTCGGGTCTATCGCATCGACAAGCCGCTGGATTTCCTCAAGCGTCAGAAGAACCTGCATCGCGTGGTCAGCGACGGCCAGTTCAAGGGCGAAGGGTTGTCCAATACCCTCGCGTATCTGTGGGACAACTGGTACCGCAAATCCCGTCGGGTGATGCAGCGGGCGTTCTCCTATGAGTCGCGCAAACAAGTCACCGAAGAAGTGCCGGAACTGAAGATGGGCGCCGCCATGGCCGCGCCAACGCCGTACGACGCGCAACCGCAATTCGCGCTGATTCCGGGCCTGCCGGTGGTCAGCCAGTTCCGTTATCCGCTGTGGCAGGCCAAGCCGATTCAGCCGCCCGAAGGCGTGAACCTCGCCGGCTCTTCCAGCGAGTTCGTCAGCGTCGCGCCGGGCAATGTCTATATCCCGTTGGGCAACCTGAAACCGGGTCTGTACCTGGTGGAAGCGCTGATAGGCAAGTATCGCGCGACCACTATGGTGTTCGTCTCCAACACCGTGGCAGTGAGCAAGATTGCCGGTGATGAACTGTTGGTCTGGGCAGCGCGCAAACACGAAGGCAGTTCGGTACCGAAGGTCAATGTGCTGTGGACTGACGGCCTCGGCGTGATGAGCAGTGGCGCCACCGATGCCGATGGTTTGCTGCGTCTGAAACACGTCAGCCCCGAGCGTTCGTTCGTGATTGGCGAGGATGAAGAGGGCGGGGTTTTCGTCTCGGAAAACTTCTACTACGACAGCGAAATCTACGACACCAAACTCTATGCGTTCACCGATCGGCCGCTGTATCGGCCGGGGGATTGGGTGTCGCTGAAAATCGTCGGCCGCGAATTCAAGAATGCCCGGGACTCCGTGCAGCCAACCGCTGCCGACGTCAACGTGACAGTGCTGGACGCAACCGGCACGGCGCTGCAAAGCCTGGACTTGAAACTTGATTCCAAGGCTGGTACCCAAGGCCGTTTCCAGTTACCGGACAACGCCGTGGCCGGTGGTTACGAGTTGCGTTTCAGCTACAAGGATCAGGCCTACAGCAGCGCCTTCCGCGTCGCCGAATACATCAAGCCGCACTTCGAAATTTCCCTGAACCTGGCCAAGCAGGATTACCGCACCGGCGAACCGGTCAAGGGCAATCTGGTGCTGCTGTATCCGGATGGCAAACCGGTCGCCAACGCCAAATTGAGCTTGAGTCTGCGTGCCCAGCAACTGTCGATGGTCGACAACGAGCTGCAATACCTCGGGCAATTCCCGGTGGAGTTGACCAGCACCGAACTGACCACCGACGCCAAGGGCAACGCGACCCTGGATCTGCCCGCTGCCGAGAAGCCGAGCCGTTACATGCTCACCGTATTTGCCAGCGATGGCGCGGCGTATCGGGTCAAGACCACCAAGGAAATCCTCATCGACCGAGGTGCGGCGAATTTCCGCTTGAGCGCACCGCAGCGCTTCAGCGCGGTGGGCGACAAGGTTGCGTTCAGCTACGTCAACGAAAGCGAGCAGAGTGCAGCTGTCACGCCAAGCAGCTACGGTTGGGTGCGCCTGGAAGATCAAAGCACGGGCGAGGGCAAACTCACGGGCGCCGACAAAGGCTTCACCCTGGCCTTCGACCGTCCGGGCACCTACAACCTGACACTCAGGGATGACCATGGCCGAACCCTCGGCGCAACCGGGCATTCGGTTACCGGCGAAGGCGTCAAAGCCGTACCGGGCACCGTCGAAATCGTCCTCGATAAACCGGAGTACAAGGCCGGTGATGAAGCGCTGGCGCTGATCACGTTCCCCGAGCCGATCAACGATGCGCTGCTGTCACTGGAGCGCGACAAGGTCGAGGCCACGGCGCTGTTGTCCAAGGGCGGCGACTGGCTGAAGATGGAAAAACTCAGCGACACCCAATACCGCGCGCGCATTCCGGTGAAGGACGGTTTCGCCCCGAACCTGACCTTCTCGGTGCTGTACACCAAGGGTGGTCAGTACAGTTTCCAGAACGCCGGTATCAAGGTGATTACGCCGCAGATTGACGTGGTCATCGCCACGGACAAAGAGACGTATCAACCGGGCGACACCGTGTCCGTGAACCTGACCACGCAGTTCGCCGGCAAGCCAATCCCTGCGCACTTGACGGTCAGTGTGGTGGACGAAATGGTCTACGCGTTGCAACCGGAAGTGGCGCCGACCATCGACCAATTCTTCTATCACCCACGACGCAACAACGTGCGCACCAGTGCCAGCCTGTCGTTCATCAGCTACGACGTCGCGCTGCCGGGCAGCCCCGGTGCGCCGGGCAAAGCCAACCGCAGCGAACGCGGGGTGAAAGTGCTGGAGCGGCCGCGGCGTGAGGATGTCGATACTGCCGCGTGGCAACCGGAGCTGGTGACTGATGCCGCTGGCAAAATCCGTTTCACCTTCAAGATGCCCGACTCGCTGACACGCTGGCGCATCACCGCGCGGGCGATCGCCGATGACGGTCAGGTCGGCCAGAAGAAGCAGTTCGTGCGCTCGGAAAAACCGCTGTACCTGAAGTGGAGCGGGCCGAGCAAATTCCGCACCGGCGATAAACCGGATCTCGGGGTGTTCGCGTTCAGTCAGGCAGAAAACCCGGTCAAGGCTGAGCTGGTGACTCACTACGCGGGCAGCGAGCAGCGCATTCCGATCACGCTTAACAGCGGCATCAACTACATCCCGTTGCCGGCGTTCTCCTTGGCTAATGGCGAGTGGACCGCCGAACTGGTGCAGGACGGCAAAACCGCTGATGCCCTGGCCGTACGCCTGATGGCGACCGGCGAAGGCTGGCAGGTCACGCAAAGCCAAAGCCTGGACGTCGCCAGTGGTGATACGCCGCTGACCTTGCCGGCGGACGCCACGGACATTCGCCTGCGTCTCGATGACAGCCCGCAAGCGCTGTTCCGCTCGGCGCTCGATGATCTGTTGAGCTATCCGTACGGCGGCGTCGAGCAAACGGCCAGTCGATTGCTGCCGCTGAGCATCGCCTATCCGACGCTGTCGTCGAATCCGCAAGTCCGTGATCGCTTGCGCCTGATCATGCAGAACAGTCGCTTGCGTCTGGTGCAAATGGCCGGCCCGTCGGCGAGTTTCACCTGGTGGGGCATGGACGGTGAGCCGGATGCGTTTCTCACGGCCTACGCCTATTACGCCGACTGGCACGCCAGCCAAGTGCTGGAGCTGAGCCTGCCGCCGGAGCATTGGCAGCGGGTGCTGGAGGTCTACGCCAAGCAGGCGAAAAACACGCCGTTGTTGCAGCGGGCGCTGGTCCTGTCGTTCGCCAAACAGATGCAATTGCCGGTCAACACGTTGCTCAGCGGCTTGATGGAAGATCTGGCGCAAGCCGGTGAGGGCAATGCCGCCAACCTGATGGACGATGGCGAAGACAGCATCGTCATGAGTGATCCGGATTCGGCGCTGGGGCTGGCGGCGGCTCGCGTACTGACCGCATCGCTGGCCAGGCAATCGAAGGTCGCTTTGCCGGAAGCATTCAACCGGCAATTGGCCGATGCACAGCAGCGCCTGGCTGTTAGCTCCCAGCCATTTGCCGAGGCGTTGAACCTGTCGCTGCAACCGTTCGATCAGGCCCGCGCGCAGGCATTGCTGCAACGTTTGTTGCCGCAGCAATCGACCCTCGAACGAGCGCTGGCGCTGACCTGGCTGCAACGCAGCATCGAGCAAGCTTCGCCCACCATCGCTCTGAATCCCGGCGAAGGCTGGAAGAAAAAATACGGTGCAACAGGGGAAATGTATTGGACGTGGCAGGGCACTGCGCCGGTGCCGAACGTGCTGTCGTTGTCAGGTGTTCAGGAGCGTCCGCTGCGTGCGGCATTGAGCTTCCAGACCCGGCAACCGGCAGTCTACCCGATGGCTGTGACCATCACCCGTCGCCTGTCTCGACTGGTGCCGGGCGACGAAGCATTCACCTTCAAACTGGAAGCGGTCGGCAATTCACCGTTATCCAGCGACAGCCTGTATCTGGACGAAGTGATCCTCACCAGCAAGGCTGCAAAACCGCTGCGCTATGGCCTGCTCGAAGTGCCGCTGCCACCGGGCGCCGATGTCGAGCGCACCACGTGGGGCATCAAGTTGCAGGGCAAGGCGGGGACTGAACCGACGGCGCTGGAGAAGGCTCGATTCGAGCCGGGACAACTGGCCTATGCGGTGCCGGTGGATGCGCTGAGCGGCGAATTGCGTTTGCGGCATTTGGTGCGCTTCTCGCAGAAAGGCCAGTTCAACCTGCCACCGGTTCGCTTCACGCAAGTCTACGCGCCACAGCATCAGGCTCAGGAACAGAAACCGGCGCTCGGTCAGGTTACGGTTCACTGA
- the ispA gene encoding (2E,6E)-farnesyl diphosphate synthase translates to MIAAYSATSQARVNAALDTLFTAPSPELARLYEAMRYSVMNGGKRVRPLLAYAACEALGGKAEQANGAACAVELIHAYSLVHDDLPAMDDDDLRRGQPTTHKKFDEACAILAGDGLQSLAFSALLDPRLSNADAEIRLQMVSALAQAAGPAGMVGGQAIDLGSVGLKLDQKALEYMHRHKTGALIEVSVKLGALGSGRAEKDELKSLQTYAQAIGLAFQVQDDILDVESDTETLGKRQGADIARDKPTYPALLGLDAAKAYALELRDLALHALRPFDAAAEPLRDLARYIVERRS, encoded by the coding sequence ATGATTGCAGCGTATTCGGCGACCAGCCAGGCCCGGGTCAACGCGGCCCTGGACACCTTGTTCACCGCACCGAGCCCCGAGCTGGCGCGCCTGTACGAAGCCATGCGCTACAGCGTGATGAACGGCGGCAAGCGCGTGCGTCCATTGCTGGCCTACGCCGCGTGCGAAGCGCTGGGTGGCAAGGCCGAACAAGCCAACGGCGCGGCCTGTGCGGTGGAGTTGATCCACGCTTACTCGCTGGTGCACGACGATTTGCCGGCCATGGACGATGACGACCTGCGTCGCGGCCAGCCGACCACCCACAAGAAATTCGATGAAGCCTGCGCGATCCTCGCCGGCGACGGTTTGCAGAGCCTGGCGTTCAGCGCCCTGCTCGACCCGCGCCTGAGCAATGCAGACGCGGAGATTCGCCTGCAAATGGTCAGCGCATTGGCGCAGGCCGCAGGCCCGGCGGGCATGGTCGGCGGTCAAGCCATCGACCTCGGCTCGGTCGGTCTGAAACTCGATCAGAAAGCCCTCGAATACATGCACCGGCACAAGACCGGTGCGTTGATCGAAGTCAGCGTCAAGCTCGGCGCCCTGGGCAGCGGCCGTGCCGAAAAAGATGAACTGAAATCCCTGCAGACTTATGCACAGGCCATCGGGCTGGCGTTTCAGGTCCAGGACGACATTCTCGACGTTGAAAGCGATACCGAAACCCTTGGCAAACGCCAGGGCGCCGACATTGCCCGCGACAAGCCAACCTACCCGGCGCTGCTCGGCCTCGACGCGGCCAAGGCCTATGCGCTGGAGCTGCGCGATCTGGCCCTGCACGCGCTGCGACCGTTTGACGCGGCCGCCGAGCCTTTGCGCGATCTGGCCCGGTATATCGTCGAGCGCCGCAGCTGA
- a CDS encoding DUF2138 domain-containing protein produces MSNNTALPPTAPGGETPKPSRRWPAIVVGLCLVVGVAAGMGWLMKKSPAPAPQLAAEKLGMSRPDGLLETHSLSQLPKDLLAVPFLKETLTEDFVFYYETHSDRLGLIGSLRRIIYEHDLKLQDTLIEQLFDQPADVALWRGADGRLKDFLLVMDRGGLAKVLEPLAKVALDDSQLSKIADVKVGADDVALYQLTYNASKALVFASHGDKLVVLSNPTKLYDPQSGATQESGSVSTQAIAALLNGDKLFPEAFGLPPRAPEVKQRLSVNSSVLAMGYQRFIPNFAGLRFDMDDKGWHSFLAMDELENQPDFDFKPVWQAMPMGASACVALPLAAEQQKPLLVKLGAEDSVAQALTEHMAGTAGLCWYADSRLYTPLLVASLKDEDSAKLDGDLGKLFGSMVGAYESKVDEHAFPVVEKQEGQSHQWQRQVSSNFGPYAAKDAENPDAISGKAFMRVSLARHGSTLLFSLDDKLVDKALGTLDKRFPPMADVVPKDLLMPVYFGPDSMAQLMQQETLDSLPQDMEPVFYNAAQTYLIPKLRKLGGYGKYALTLPEGSEPDGHWQWLPLEWKAL; encoded by the coding sequence ATGAGCAATAACACTGCTTTACCGCCGACGGCCCCAGGCGGGGAAACACCGAAACCGTCCCGCCGTTGGCCGGCCATTGTGGTTGGGCTGTGTCTGGTCGTGGGCGTGGCCGCCGGCATGGGCTGGCTGATGAAAAAAAGCCCGGCCCCGGCACCGCAACTGGCGGCGGAAAAGCTCGGCATGAGCCGCCCCGATGGTTTGCTCGAAACCCATTCCTTGAGCCAATTGCCCAAGGACTTGCTGGCGGTGCCGTTCCTCAAGGAAACCCTGACCGAAGATTTCGTCTTCTATTACGAAACCCACTCCGATCGCCTCGGCCTGATCGGCAGCCTGCGGCGGATCATCTACGAACATGACCTGAAGTTGCAGGACACGCTGATTGAGCAGTTGTTCGATCAACCGGCGGACGTGGCGTTATGGCGCGGCGCGGATGGCCGGCTCAAGGATTTCCTGCTGGTGATGGATCGTGGCGGGTTGGCCAAGGTGCTGGAGCCGTTGGCGAAGGTCGCGCTGGATGATTCGCAGCTGAGCAAAATCGCTGACGTGAAAGTCGGCGCCGATGACGTTGCGCTTTATCAGCTCACCTACAATGCCAGCAAGGCGCTGGTGTTCGCCTCCCATGGCGACAAACTGGTGGTGCTGTCCAATCCGACCAAACTTTACGATCCGCAAAGCGGGGCGACGCAAGAGTCGGGTAGCGTTTCGACCCAAGCCATCGCCGCACTGCTCAACGGCGACAAACTGTTCCCCGAAGCCTTCGGCCTGCCACCCCGTGCGCCCGAGGTGAAGCAGCGCCTGTCGGTCAATTCCAGTGTGCTGGCCATGGGTTACCAGCGTTTCATCCCGAACTTCGCCGGCCTGCGTTTCGACATGGACGACAAGGGCTGGCACAGCTTCCTCGCCATGGATGAGCTGGAAAATCAGCCAGACTTCGACTTCAAACCGGTCTGGCAAGCCATGCCCATGGGCGCGAGCGCTTGCGTGGCCCTGCCGTTGGCCGCCGAACAGCAGAAGCCATTGCTGGTAAAGCTCGGTGCCGAAGACAGCGTCGCCCAGGCATTGACCGAACACATGGCCGGCACGGCAGGGCTGTGCTGGTACGCAGATTCGCGCCTCTACACGCCGCTGCTGGTGGCGAGCCTCAAGGACGAAGACAGCGCCAAACTCGATGGCGATCTGGGCAAGCTATTCGGCTCGATGGTTGGCGCTTATGAAAGCAAGGTCGATGAACACGCGTTCCCGGTGGTCGAGAAACAGGAAGGCCAGAGCCATCAGTGGCAGCGCCAGGTCAGCTCCAACTTCGGTCCCTACGCCGCCAAGGATGCCGAAAATCCGGACGCGATCAGCGGCAAGGCGTTCATGCGCGTGAGCCTGGCGCGGCACGGTTCGACGTTGCTGTTTTCCCTCGACGACAAACTGGTGGACAAGGCCCTCGGCACCCTCGACAAACGCTTCCCGCCGATGGCTGACGTAGTGCCCAAAGACCTGCTGATGCCGGTCTATTTCGGCCCGGACTCCATGGCGCAACTGATGCAGCAGGAAACCCTCGACAGCCTGCCGCAAGACATGGAACCGGTGTTCTACAACGCCGCGCAAACCTACCTGATTCCGAAACTTCGCAAGCTCGGCGGCTACGGCAAATACGCCCTGACCCTGCCGGAAGGCAGCGAGCCGGACGGTCACTGGCAATGGCTACCGCTGGAATGGAAAGCCCTGTGA
- a CDS encoding DUF2135 domain-containing protein produces MRSFLLLLIGLVCAPALAAPSAELSEPVGGWRFNGLLDRTENPQIAYPTPPIDRGVQRNRTMIEGQLKAIGTQRGPHTLAVNGNPLNLYTDDQGRFARPYAFGAGSNSVEVRRAEGQSLKRVQFYEANNLRTPARIRVVLGWDDPKAELDLHIITPDGQHAFWAHSALTNGGGLDPDGVDGPGPEMFTMTAPLHGTYLVYVNYWGNFGSGGYNFDEAGNQNEVITSQINLVLNENTVDEKRETFIVPLRAIGDLLLVKTFNY; encoded by the coding sequence ATGCGTTCATTTCTTTTGCTGCTGATTGGGCTGGTCTGTGCACCCGCTCTGGCCGCGCCGAGTGCCGAGTTGTCGGAACCGGTGGGTGGCTGGCGCTTTAACGGTTTGCTGGACCGCACGGAAAACCCGCAGATCGCTTATCCCACGCCACCCATCGACCGCGGCGTGCAACGCAATCGGACGATGATCGAAGGCCAGCTCAAGGCCATCGGCACGCAGCGCGGTCCTCACACGCTGGCGGTCAATGGCAATCCCTTGAATCTCTACACCGACGATCAGGGTCGTTTCGCCCGGCCGTACGCGTTCGGCGCCGGTTCCAATAGCGTTGAAGTGCGCAGGGCCGAAGGGCAGTCGCTCAAGCGTGTTCAATTCTATGAAGCCAACAACCTGCGCACGCCCGCGCGGATTCGCGTGGTGTTGGGCTGGGATGATCCAAAGGCTGAACTCGATCTGCACATCATCACGCCTGACGGCCAACATGCCTTCTGGGCTCACTCGGCATTGACCAACGGCGGCGGCCTCGACCCGGATGGCGTCGACGGCCCCGGCCCGGAAATGTTCACCATGACCGCGCCGCTGCATGGCACCTATCTGGTTTACGTGAACTATTGGGGCAACTTCGGCAGCGGCGGCTATAACTTCGATGAGGCCGGCAACCAGAACGAGGTGATCACCTCGCAGATCAACCTGGTGCTCAACGAAAACACCGTCGACGAAAAACGCGAGACCTTCATCGTGCCCCTGCGCGCGATCGGCGACCTGCTGCTGGTCAAGACTTTCAACTATTGA